The following coding sequences lie in one Candidatus Aminicenantes bacterium genomic window:
- a CDS encoding pitrilysin family protein, translated as MKRPRFKGRRLGRTAAGLLILFLTAPAVRSQAAAAKDRAFTLDNGLRVILLERRTLPLINIVAAVGAGTKDETDAASGVTHLLEHVILFRGTEVRSGSEVAADIRRHGAYFNAHTGPDIATFELTSPVEYADFALRNQKEILFNLKISAPELESEKEVILEEIRQIEDDPFRIASALIYQNLFPGHPYANPVYGRADVLRALTAGDVENFYRRFFVPANTALAVVGDFGLDEMEAKVREVFGSLPRSDFKPAPLAAPAPLPKTVEIHLERDVEEGYLVIGAAGPDYNNPDQFASDVLTEALGHGLSPKLVQALRGGRRDLVNSVSMNYIALKRAGAFLVYAALDPKNMDAAKKEALAYLRQVRNESFSKSEFQGEEKAYAYEHLEGARNELRISVQKAWESGLGLAQSLAMHMMLNETPSRIDYLERIAQVTPSDLRRIGARYLSRAEYVVVTVQPRVK; from the coding sequence ATGAAAAGGCCTCGATTCAAAGGGCGGCGGCTCGGCCGGACAGCCGCAGGGCTCCTGATCCTGTTCCTGACCGCCCCGGCTGTCCGTTCCCAGGCGGCGGCGGCCAAAGACCGCGCCTTCACCCTCGACAACGGCTTGCGGGTGATCCTCCTCGAGCGGCGCACGCTCCCGCTGATCAACATCGTCGCCGCCGTGGGCGCCGGGACTAAGGACGAGACCGACGCCGCAAGCGGAGTCACCCATCTCCTCGAGCATGTCATCCTCTTCCGCGGCACCGAGGTCCGCAGCGGCAGCGAAGTCGCCGCCGATATCCGCCGCCACGGGGCCTATTTCAACGCCCACACCGGTCCGGACATCGCCACGTTCGAGCTCACTTCGCCGGTCGAGTACGCGGATTTCGCCCTGCGGAACCAGAAAGAGATTCTATTCAACCTCAAGATTTCGGCGCCGGAGCTCGAGTCGGAGAAGGAGGTCATTCTGGAGGAGATCCGCCAGATCGAAGACGATCCTTTCCGAATCGCAAGCGCCCTCATCTATCAGAACCTGTTTCCGGGCCATCCCTACGCCAATCCGGTCTATGGCCGCGCCGACGTCCTGAGAGCCCTGACGGCCGGAGATGTCGAGAATTTCTACCGGCGATTTTTCGTCCCGGCTAACACCGCCCTGGCCGTGGTCGGCGATTTCGGACTGGACGAGATGGAAGCCAAGGTTCGGGAGGTCTTCGGTTCCCTGCCTCGGTCCGATTTCAAGCCCGCTCCCCTTGCCGCTCCGGCTCCTCTGCCCAAAACCGTCGAGATCCACCTGGAGCGCGATGTCGAAGAGGGATATCTCGTGATCGGGGCGGCCGGGCCCGACTACAACAACCCCGACCAATTCGCTTCGGACGTCTTGACGGAAGCCCTGGGCCACGGCTTGAGCCCCAAGCTGGTCCAGGCCTTACGGGGCGGCCGCCGCGATCTGGTCAACTCGGTCTCCATGAACTACATCGCCCTTAAGCGGGCCGGCGCATTTCTTGTCTACGCGGCCCTCGATCCCAAGAACATGGACGCGGCCAAGAAGGAGGCTCTGGCCTACCTGCGGCAAGTCCGAAATGAGAGCTTCTCCAAGTCCGAATTCCAAGGCGAGGAGAAGGCGTACGCCTACGAGCATCTGGAAGGGGCCCGCAACGAGCTGCGCATTTCCGTCCAGAAGGCCTGGGAGAGCGGCCTTGGGTTGGCCCAATCCCTGGCCATGCACATGATGCTGAACGAGACCCCGTCCCGAATCGATTACCTGGAGCGAATCGCCCAAGTTACGCCTTCCGACCTGCGCCGGATCGGAGCCCGCTATCTGAGCCGGGCCGAATACGTCGTGGTGACCGTCCAACCGAGGGTGAAATGA
- a CDS encoding pitrilysin family protein — translation MTAPARRLPHRIALIAAVLLGAVLLAAGPELQERFRLDNGMTVVYRHDPASEVTVLLIGIGGGQSAEPVDKAGLAFLTSRLAIDIPDQSKAQDFVVKALHSSLNVRGDFAVIQLECLSEFFDEVAAAFVRILADPLFTGVRIERIKEFMAHQRRLEADDAGNAGRLAQAEAFFAGTGYGRSIYGSEASLAAIKAKDIKDFYDRLFIAGNITLTVVTDLDRERLAAMLKKHFGGFRKSATAPAIPSLASASPAEPSRQMEKEALQTYVSAAYPLPAAGRRNYVLDSLLENALGRGPGTRLWSLRSEQKLAYNVAASALQMKQGGLFEAFLETDPSKTAQARTALGALLAEVHHTGLSAEELDVAKAGLKSLFLRGNETKISRASTLASFEALGLDASFFEAFAKEVDAVTLDEMNAHIRSVLDPAKAHWVLVGPK, via the coding sequence ATGACCGCTCCTGCCCGCCGTCTTCCCCATCGGATCGCTCTGATCGCAGCGGTTCTGCTCGGCGCGGTGCTCCTGGCCGCGGGCCCGGAGCTGCAGGAACGCTTCCGGCTCGACAACGGCATGACCGTTGTTTATCGGCACGACCCCGCCTCCGAAGTGACCGTCCTCCTGATCGGGATCGGCGGTGGGCAATCGGCGGAGCCGGTGGACAAGGCCGGGCTGGCCTTCCTCACGTCCCGGCTGGCCATCGACATTCCCGATCAAAGCAAGGCCCAGGATTTCGTCGTCAAAGCCCTCCACTCCAGCCTGAACGTCCGCGGCGACTTCGCCGTCATCCAGCTCGAATGCTTGAGCGAGTTCTTCGACGAGGTGGCGGCGGCGTTCGTCCGCATCTTGGCCGATCCCCTATTCACGGGAGTCCGCATCGAACGGATCAAGGAATTCATGGCTCACCAGCGCCGGCTCGAGGCTGACGACGCGGGCAACGCGGGCCGGTTGGCCCAGGCAGAGGCGTTCTTCGCCGGGACCGGATACGGCCGTTCGATCTACGGCTCGGAGGCGTCGCTTGCCGCGATCAAAGCCAAGGACATCAAGGACTTCTATGATCGTCTGTTCATCGCCGGGAATATCACTCTTACGGTCGTCACGGATCTCGACCGAGAACGTCTGGCCGCGATGCTCAAGAAGCATTTCGGAGGCTTCCGGAAGTCGGCGACGGCGCCAGCGATCCCCTCCCTCGCTTCGGCCTCGCCGGCCGAACCTTCGCGCCAGATGGAGAAAGAAGCGCTGCAAACCTATGTTTCGGCCGCTTACCCTCTGCCGGCGGCCGGCCGCCGCAATTATGTCCTGGATTCCCTGTTGGAGAACGCTCTTGGCCGCGGACCCGGGACACGGCTTTGGAGCCTGCGGTCGGAACAGAAGCTGGCCTACAACGTGGCGGCCTCGGCCCTCCAGATGAAACAGGGCGGACTTTTCGAAGCCTTCCTGGAAACCGATCCATCGAAGACGGCGCAGGCCCGAACCGCCTTGGGCGCGCTGCTGGCCGAAGTCCACCACACCGGCCTCTCGGCCGAGGAGCTCGACGTGGCCAAGGCGGGGCTCAAATCGCTCTTCCTGCGCGGCAACGAGACGAAGATCTCCCGGGCCTCTACCCTGGCGTCATTCGAAGCGCTGGGTCTGGACGCTTCTTTTTTTGAAGCCTTCGCCAAAGAAGTCGATGCCGTGACGCTCGACGAGATGAACGCCCATATTCGGAGCGTCCTCGACCCGGCCAAGGCTCATTGGGTGCTGGTCGGGCCGAAGTAA
- a CDS encoding PaaI family thioesterase — MNSATEAAMGETALTDDHFCFVCGEKNPDGLRIVFEYPEPGRCRAVFTPEKRFQGWQDILHGGIISTLLDEALAHAYGGAARGAGEAAVTAEMTVKFKKPVRIGIPAVLEGRLIAVNGRVVECESVIRDMAGTELAAATGKLIKLKKA, encoded by the coding sequence GTGAATTCCGCCACGGAGGCCGCCATGGGCGAGACCGCACTGACCGACGACCACTTCTGCTTCGTCTGCGGGGAGAAGAATCCCGACGGCTTGCGGATCGTCTTCGAATACCCCGAACCGGGACGATGCCGGGCCGTCTTCACCCCCGAAAAGCGCTTCCAAGGCTGGCAGGATATCCTGCACGGAGGGATCATCTCGACCCTTCTGGATGAGGCTTTGGCCCATGCCTACGGCGGAGCGGCCCGCGGGGCGGGCGAAGCGGCCGTGACCGCCGAGATGACCGTCAAATTCAAGAAGCCGGTCCGGATCGGCATCCCCGCCGTTTTGGAAGGCCGCTTGATCGCAGTCAACGGCCGGGTCGTCGAATGTGAATCCGTCATCCGAGACATGGCCGGCACCGAGCTTGCGGCGGCGACCGGAAAGCTCATCAAGCTTAAGAAAGCGTGA
- a CDS encoding DUF3795 domain-containing protein, whose amino-acid sequence MAKIISFCGLDCSTCPAHVAHLTGDQALREKTAKEWAAAYHFDFKPEMVDCVGCTIVAGPHIGHCAECAMRTCGLAKGVANCGLCAEFDGCATIGDFIAKVPPAKANLEEVRAARKG is encoded by the coding sequence ATGGCCAAAATAATCTCGTTTTGCGGGCTGGATTGCTCGACATGCCCGGCCCATGTCGCCCACCTGACCGGCGACCAAGCTCTAAGGGAAAAGACGGCCAAGGAATGGGCGGCCGCCTATCATTTCGATTTTAAGCCCGAGATGGTCGATTGCGTCGGCTGCACCATCGTCGCCGGCCCCCACATCGGCCACTGCGCCGAATGCGCCATGCGGACGTGCGGCCTGGCCAAGGGGGTCGCCAACTGCGGCCTCTGCGCCGAGTTCGACGGTTGCGCCACGATCGGCGACTTCATCGCCAAGGTGCCCCCGGCCAAGGCCAACCTCGAGGAAGTCCGGGCCGCCCGTAAGGGCTAG
- a CDS encoding M24 family metallopeptidase: MPQRPYRPILILTAALLIIVSSLALAQSAPDAYAVRRAALMGRVGAGIALIPSQIPSPRGPQDNKDFYYLTGIAEPDALLLLWPTAEKREIYFNRGGKWPRTEGTPVDARPLSELRMFLNRSAAEKTIFFPFAAMEGVFQVAGGAAALANAAGTANLDPALAEMRIVKSPEEIAILQAAVDITTEGYIEMLKAARPGMSEIDLQAVLEYVHVRRGASASFTQIASGPNSVNIHFGATKREMKAGDLIVFDLGAWHDLYTSDLSRTIPVSGRFSREQADLHGVVLTAQLEGLAAMTAGNGILKTQTLVEDALLRGLAKLGLVTDPAKAWQRRFYIQHGFIHGIGLDIHDVWGWFARQMRNGLEFKPGMVLTMEPGLYFAPGRLDKAPGQVPAEEWKAFADAVGPIYKKYEGLGCRIEDDVLVLETGNRVMTASAPKTIAEIEKAMKLPSPFKPGK; encoded by the coding sequence ATGCCGCAGCGCCCGTACCGCCCGATACTCATCCTGACAGCCGCCCTATTGATAATCGTCTCCAGCCTGGCGCTGGCCCAGTCCGCTCCTGACGCCTATGCCGTCCGCCGGGCTGCGCTCATGGGCCGGGTCGGGGCCGGGATCGCCCTCATCCCTTCGCAGATCCCGAGCCCGCGCGGGCCGCAGGATAATAAGGATTTTTATTACCTGACCGGGATCGCCGAGCCGGACGCTTTGCTGCTCTTATGGCCGACGGCGGAGAAGCGCGAAATCTATTTCAACCGCGGCGGCAAATGGCCTCGGACCGAAGGGACTCCCGTCGATGCCCGGCCTTTAAGCGAGCTGCGGATGTTCTTGAACCGCTCGGCCGCGGAAAAGACGATCTTTTTCCCGTTCGCGGCGATGGAAGGCGTCTTCCAAGTCGCGGGAGGCGCGGCCGCCTTGGCCAATGCGGCCGGGACCGCCAACCTGGATCCGGCTTTGGCCGAGATGCGGATCGTCAAATCGCCCGAAGAGATTGCCATCTTGCAGGCGGCCGTCGACATCACGACGGAGGGATACATCGAGATGCTCAAGGCGGCCCGGCCGGGAATGAGCGAGATCGACTTGCAAGCCGTTCTCGAATACGTCCATGTCCGGCGCGGAGCCTCGGCCTCCTTCACCCAGATCGCCTCCGGCCCGAACTCCGTCAACATCCATTTCGGGGCCACCAAGCGGGAGATGAAAGCCGGCGACCTGATCGTCTTCGACCTTGGCGCCTGGCACGATCTTTATACCTCGGACTTGAGCCGGACGATCCCGGTGAGCGGGAGATTCAGCCGCGAACAGGCCGATCTGCACGGTGTCGTCCTGACGGCTCAGCTCGAAGGCCTTGCCGCCATGACGGCGGGAAACGGCATCCTCAAGACCCAGACCTTGGTCGAGGACGCCCTTCTGCGAGGCCTGGCCAAGCTGGGGCTCGTGACCGACCCGGCCAAAGCCTGGCAGAGGCGCTTCTACATCCAGCACGGGTTCATCCACGGGATCGGGCTCGATATCCACGACGTCTGGGGCTGGTTCGCGCGGCAAATGCGCAACGGCCTTGAGTTCAAGCCCGGGATGGTGCTGACCATGGAACCGGGGCTCTATTTCGCCCCCGGACGGCTGGATAAGGCTCCCGGCCAAGTGCCGGCGGAAGAGTGGAAGGCGTTCGCGGATGCGGTCGGTCCGATATACAAAAAGTATGAAGGCCTGGGCTGCCGCATCGAAGACGACGTGCTCGTCCTCGAAACCGGGAACCGGGTGATGACGGCTTCGGCTCCGAAGACGATCGCCGAGATCGAAAAGGCGATGAAGCTTCCCAGCCCGTTCAAGCCGGGGAAATAG
- a CDS encoding TPM domain-containing protein — MRTESRKTFQRAAWAAGLVLIACFSLPAAEKPENIPNPLAASGLFVGDNAGILGSEYAALIDSICRRLKEATTVELAVITVRDLGGTTVEDFADRLFRRFGIGVKGKDNGVLILCSAGDRDVRIEVGYGLEAVLTDAVSSRLLDEEAGPFLAKNEFGRGLYALTKAAAGKIAGAQNASLETADPAAWPTQPVFVPETPEASGGRAKPAAARSGTGPLILAGLAVLWGLLGAGIVFGKYNRTRGKAARGKAISGANGVTALLWTGAVGGFVALAATHSGVWSSLLSMLSPTGVTVGLGAFRRSLRRRLESYHLPCAKCGAPMDLTPEDKDDALLSVEEAAEEKAGGMDYEIWTCPACQHQERLSVKLNKARECPKCKRRTLKEVSTTLIAATTSHGGKVRVDRNCLNPNCGFTETIERATPKLSSSTTGSAGHSGSSHSSFGGGRSGGGGASRHF; from the coding sequence ATGCGAACCGAATCCCGAAAAACTTTCCAGCGGGCGGCTTGGGCCGCCGGGCTCGTCCTGATCGCCTGCTTCAGCCTGCCGGCGGCGGAAAAGCCCGAAAACATCCCCAATCCGCTGGCCGCCTCCGGCCTCTTTGTCGGCGACAACGCCGGCATCCTGGGTTCGGAATACGCGGCGTTGATCGATTCGATCTGCCGCAGGCTTAAGGAGGCGACGACGGTCGAGCTGGCCGTCATCACCGTCCGCGACCTCGGGGGTACGACGGTTGAGGACTTCGCCGACCGACTATTCCGGCGCTTCGGGATCGGCGTCAAGGGCAAGGACAACGGCGTCCTGATCCTTTGCTCGGCCGGGGATCGCGACGTCCGCATCGAAGTCGGCTACGGCCTGGAAGCTGTTCTGACCGACGCCGTCTCGTCGCGCCTTCTCGACGAGGAAGCCGGTCCCTTTCTAGCCAAGAACGAGTTCGGCCGCGGCCTTTATGCCTTGACCAAGGCGGCGGCGGGCAAAATCGCCGGCGCCCAGAACGCTTCCCTGGAAACGGCCGATCCGGCCGCCTGGCCGACCCAGCCCGTTTTCGTCCCGGAGACGCCTGAGGCGTCCGGCGGCCGGGCCAAGCCGGCCGCGGCCAGGTCGGGAACCGGCCCCCTCATCCTGGCGGGGCTGGCCGTGCTTTGGGGCCTGCTCGGAGCGGGGATCGTCTTCGGGAAATACAATCGGACCCGCGGCAAGGCGGCCCGGGGGAAGGCGATTTCCGGAGCCAACGGCGTGACGGCGCTTTTATGGACGGGAGCGGTCGGAGGCTTCGTCGCCCTGGCCGCGACGCACAGCGGCGTCTGGTCCTCCCTGCTTTCGATGCTCTCCCCGACCGGAGTCACGGTCGGCCTGGGTGCTTTCCGCCGGTCGCTGCGGCGCCGGCTCGAAAGCTACCATCTGCCTTGCGCCAAATGCGGCGCGCCGATGGACCTGACGCCGGAGGACAAGGACGACGCGCTCCTCTCGGTGGAGGAAGCGGCCGAAGAGAAGGCCGGGGGAATGGACTATGAGATCTGGACCTGCCCGGCCTGTCAGCACCAGGAGCGCTTGTCGGTCAAATTGAACAAAGCCCGCGAATGCCCCAAGTGCAAGCGCCGAACTCTCAAGGAAGTCTCAACGACGCTGATCGCCGCCACGACGAGCCACGGCGGCAAGGTCCGGGTGGATCGGAATTGCCTGAATCCGAATTGCGGGTTCACCGAGACGATCGAACGGGCGACCCCCAAGTTGTCCTCGTCGACGACGGGAAGCGCCGGCCATTCCGGAAGCTCGCATTCCTCGTTCGGCGGCGGGCGTTCCGGCGGCGGCGGCGCCTCGCGGCATTTTTAG
- a CDS encoding GNAT family N-acetyltransferase: MIRLLTIAPDELERVRAAGRMDECRGFAAAEPDILPGVVIEDAFNRFEAGEEWFWCAPRLFLSGDGGLIVGAGSFRHAPRNGDVEIGYGVAASCAGRGLASLGAAQMVEEAFGRPEVVAVTAEAAVANRASERVLEKNGFRQTGSRIDPEDGPVSQWRLDRPGPGQAPGVPSAV, from the coding sequence ATGATCCGTCTGCTCACGATCGCCCCGGACGAGCTCGAGCGCGTCCGGGCCGCCGGCCGCATGGATGAGTGCCGAGGCTTTGCCGCGGCCGAGCCGGATATCCTGCCCGGTGTCGTCATCGAGGATGCGTTCAACCGTTTCGAGGCGGGGGAGGAATGGTTCTGGTGCGCGCCTCGTCTCTTCCTCAGCGGGGACGGCGGCCTCATCGTCGGGGCGGGCAGCTTCCGTCATGCGCCCCGCAATGGCGACGTCGAGATCGGGTACGGGGTCGCCGCCTCCTGCGCGGGCCGGGGATTGGCTTCCCTTGGAGCGGCGCAGATGGTCGAGGAGGCGTTTGGGCGGCCCGAAGTCGTCGCCGTCACGGCGGAAGCCGCCGTCGCCAACCGAGCTTCGGAACGGGTTCTGGAGAAGAACGGGTTCCGTCAAACCGGCAGCCGCATCGATCCAGAGGACGGTCCGGTCTCGCAATGGCGCCTGGACCGGCCGGGGCCGGGCCAAGCGCCGGGAGTCCCCTCGGCCGTCTAA
- a CDS encoding M28 family peptidase translates to MSNRVRLAFPILPLAALIVGLVGAQVPPDRCLVPAAVRDPIVQEISGEEAFLHVQMLAGSRDRTPEEYKDIYYETAYIRDQAVQAGLSEVIVEKYPSRDTWDGEEGDLWMVKPVLKKIASFNQVPTSLAQGSMSADVEAELVYVGAGREADYAGKDVAGKIVLGSGSVGGVFGGAVSQRGAAGALGTGSSGVSGNTPGYTLDQIGWSSVSPRPDKGGFGFALSLRQFLELRGLVERGEKVVLRAHVRAKTYPSQMNVISAVIPGSDPAAGELLCVAHAFETIATPGANDNCTGVATLLEIGRTLARLIRDGVLPKPRRTIHFLWGNEISGSTAYMNKHPELQDKLLAALNFDMTGANLATTDCYLRIKMTPDGRASYLNDLIASLLQYVDQSEIRTTQGANATFNYRLAPLATITSGSDHTVFLAAGIPTMQFNYWPDNFYHSSADRIIHVDPTELKRVGVVAASAFAYLAGAGAPEARDLAWEAASNGAKWIAEVGRQSVRLLGADPAKIHEQYKAALTKVGGAFGRAKGGVESVRTLAAAPEVEADIRQLTDSLAADRDAASKRLESVYKGLCGELKIKPAPPVLTAQEIEYSKLVPRRRFKVYSEEARKLSQAARGGQPAVPPAGAAPAAPPSAQPPAKPQAQSQAQAQAQPPAAAAKAPAQTTPGGRPGGAGRGMGFASTSTNYFIDGKRSILEIYNAVRAECGNLQIGSQDAKYAYVLGPEYPDVDMETVVNIIRNLEKTGVVEILQTPRGKR, encoded by the coding sequence ATGTCCAACCGAGTTCGCCTCGCCTTTCCGATCCTGCCTCTCGCGGCCCTGATCGTCGGCCTCGTCGGCGCCCAAGTCCCCCCCGATCGCTGCCTCGTACCGGCGGCCGTGCGCGATCCGATCGTTCAGGAGATCTCGGGCGAGGAGGCCTTTCTCCATGTCCAGATGCTGGCGGGCAGTCGTGATCGAACCCCGGAAGAATACAAGGACATCTACTATGAGACGGCTTATATCCGTGACCAGGCCGTCCAGGCCGGACTCTCGGAAGTGATCGTCGAGAAATACCCTTCGCGCGACACCTGGGACGGCGAGGAAGGCGATCTCTGGATGGTCAAGCCGGTCCTGAAGAAAATCGCCAGCTTCAACCAAGTGCCGACCTCCTTGGCCCAAGGCAGCATGAGTGCCGATGTCGAGGCCGAACTCGTCTATGTCGGAGCCGGCCGGGAGGCCGATTATGCCGGCAAAGACGTCGCCGGCAAGATTGTCCTGGGCAGCGGATCGGTCGGCGGCGTGTTCGGCGGAGCCGTCAGCCAGCGAGGTGCCGCCGGGGCTCTCGGCACCGGGTCCTCCGGCGTCAGCGGCAATACTCCGGGCTACACCCTAGACCAGATCGGCTGGTCCAGCGTCTCGCCCCGTCCCGATAAAGGCGGGTTTGGCTTTGCCTTATCGCTTCGGCAGTTCCTTGAGCTGCGCGGCCTCGTCGAGCGGGGCGAGAAGGTCGTCCTGCGGGCCCATGTCCGGGCCAAGACCTACCCCAGCCAGATGAACGTCATTTCGGCCGTGATCCCCGGGTCCGATCCCGCGGCGGGGGAGCTGCTCTGCGTCGCCCATGCCTTCGAGACGATCGCGACCCCCGGGGCCAACGACAATTGCACCGGTGTCGCCACACTCCTGGAGATCGGCCGGACGCTGGCCCGCCTGATCCGCGACGGCGTCCTGCCCAAACCGCGGCGTACGATCCACTTCCTTTGGGGCAACGAGATCTCCGGATCAACGGCCTACATGAACAAGCATCCGGAGCTGCAGGACAAGCTGCTGGCGGCTCTGAACTTCGATATGACCGGGGCCAATCTGGCGACTACGGATTGCTATCTGCGGATCAAGATGACGCCGGACGGCCGGGCCAGCTATTTGAACGACCTGATCGCGAGCCTCCTGCAGTATGTCGATCAGAGCGAAATCCGAACCACCCAGGGCGCCAACGCGACCTTCAACTACCGGCTGGCCCCGCTGGCCACGATCACCTCGGGCAGCGATCATACGGTCTTTTTGGCCGCGGGCATCCCGACCATGCAGTTCAATTATTGGCCGGACAATTTCTACCACAGCAGTGCGGACCGGATCATCCATGTCGATCCGACCGAGCTGAAGAGGGTCGGCGTCGTGGCGGCCTCGGCCTTCGCCTACCTGGCCGGCGCCGGGGCGCCTGAAGCCCGCGACTTGGCCTGGGAAGCGGCTTCCAACGGAGCCAAGTGGATTGCCGAGGTCGGCCGCCAGAGCGTCCGCCTGCTGGGCGCCGATCCGGCCAAGATTCACGAACAGTACAAGGCCGCGCTGACCAAGGTCGGCGGCGCCTTCGGCCGGGCCAAAGGCGGCGTCGAGTCCGTCCGCACCCTGGCTGCGGCGCCCGAGGTGGAGGCCGATATCCGCCAGCTCACCGACAGCCTGGCCGCCGATCGCGACGCCGCCTCGAAGCGTCTCGAGTCCGTCTACAAAGGCCTGTGCGGCGAGCTCAAGATCAAGCCGGCGCCGCCGGTCCTGACGGCCCAGGAGATCGAATACTCGAAGCTCGTCCCGCGGCGCAGGTTCAAGGTCTATTCCGAGGAAGCCCGGAAGCTCAGCCAAGCCGCGCGAGGCGGCCAGCCGGCCGTGCCTCCGGCTGGGGCCGCCCCGGCCGCTCCGCCGTCCGCCCAGCCGCCGGCCAAGCCGCAAGCTCAGAGCCAAGCGCAAGCCCAGGCCCAGCCTCCGGCGGCGGCCGCCAAGGCACCCGCCCAGACAACTCCCGGCGGGCGGCCGGGCGGCGCGGGGCGGGGGATGGGGTTCGCCTCGACCTCGACGAACTACTTCATCGACGGCAAGCGCAGCATCCTCGAGATTTACAACGCCGTGCGGGCGGAGTGCGGAAATCTCCAGATCGGCAGCCAGGATGCGAAATACGCCTATGTCCTGGGCCCGGAATACCCGGATGTCGACATGGAAACGGTCGTCAATATCATCCGCAACCTCGAGAAGACCGGGGTGGTGGAGATCCTTCAAACCCCCAGGGGCAAGAGATGA
- a CDS encoding PLP-dependent aminotransferase family protein — protein sequence MAFSEQMLSRTTRSMGVSFIREMLKATKGVEGMISLAGGLPSPDSFPKDLLAGLFKEVVETEGADVLQYGPSEGDDVLKAQILRHEGDASVGHDEILITDGTTNAIYFFTRSVIDPGDIVICEAPSFNGSLVAIEACGAELVAAPMDEDGLIVEAVREEIRAQRAKGRIVKYVYTIPEFQNPSGRTMSLARRRDLIRTAREAGILILEDQPYRDLRFYGERLPSLWNLARTEFDDDATVTICKSFSKILGPGLRLGFAVGPAPLIAAMAKWAQKVIVSPEGVVQRVTARFLERGYMAPHMARIKELYRSKRDTIISALKEAMPSSVRWTEPEGGLFIWVTCPATVDTDVLFFEAAKAGVAFIPGAKFYLAGAERKNEMRLNFSYAPAADLREGVARLARLLGRP from the coding sequence ATGGCTTTTTCCGAACAGATGCTGTCCCGAACCACGCGCTCGATGGGCGTCTCGTTCATCCGCGAGATGCTAAAGGCGACCAAGGGTGTCGAAGGCATGATCTCGCTCGCCGGGGGCCTGCCTTCGCCGGATTCCTTCCCCAAGGACCTGCTGGCCGGGCTGTTCAAGGAAGTCGTCGAGACCGAAGGCGCCGACGTTCTGCAGTATGGCCCCAGCGAAGGCGACGACGTCCTCAAGGCGCAGATCTTGCGGCATGAGGGCGACGCCTCGGTCGGCCACGACGAAATCCTGATCACCGACGGCACGACCAACGCCATCTACTTCTTCACCCGCTCGGTCATCGATCCGGGCGACATCGTCATCTGCGAGGCTCCCTCGTTTAACGGTTCGCTGGTGGCCATCGAGGCCTGCGGCGCCGAGCTGGTGGCGGCCCCGATGGACGAAGACGGGCTGATCGTCGAGGCCGTCCGGGAGGAGATTCGGGCCCAACGGGCCAAGGGGCGGATCGTTAAATACGTCTACACCATACCCGAGTTCCAGAATCCGAGCGGCCGGACCATGAGCTTGGCCCGGCGGCGGGATCTGATTCGGACGGCCCGCGAAGCCGGTATTCTGATCCTCGAGGACCAGCCCTACCGGGACCTCCGCTTCTACGGCGAACGTTTGCCCAGTCTGTGGAACCTGGCCCGGACGGAGTTTGACGACGACGCGACCGTGACCATCTGCAAGTCCTTCTCCAAGATCCTGGGACCGGGGCTGCGCCTCGGGTTCGCGGTCGGACCCGCCCCGCTCATCGCGGCCATGGCCAAGTGGGCCCAGAAGGTCATCGTCTCGCCCGAGGGGGTCGTCCAGCGGGTCACGGCGCGGTTTCTGGAACGGGGCTATATGGCGCCCCACATGGCCCGCATCAAGGAGTTATACCGATCCAAGCGGGACACGATCATTTCCGCCCTGAAGGAAGCGATGCCTTCCTCCGTCCGCTGGACGGAGCCTGAAGGCGGCCTCTTCATCTGGGTCACCTGCCCCGCGACGGTCGATACGGACGTGCTCTTCTTCGAGGCAGCCAAGGCCGGGGTCGCGTTCATCCCGGGGGCCAAGTTCTATCTCGCCGGAGCCGAGCGGAAGAACGAAATGCGCCTCAACTTCTCCTATGCCCCGGCGGCGGATCTTCGCGAAGGGGTGGCCCGGCTGGCCCGCCTGCTGGGCCGACCCTAG